A single Candidatus Polarisedimenticolia bacterium DNA region contains:
- a CDS encoding tetratricopeptide repeat protein gives MILRRLGLLAACVVLLLHAAHFLNLADDAYISFRYAENLASGRGMVFNPGERVEGYTDFLWVVILAVCRLGDAPVPMASQALGIGFTVLSLFLAAALARRFSAWQPGNAPAAAGAGASTPWVTGQTRGGGFIAALLLAANPAVARWAVGGLEAPLFSFLALLSVWCYLRDESTDSVPWRWPATCFLASLARPDGVLLLLVALLFGLRRSMSQALGVRRSLQALAIFLALGGPYFLWRLWYFGSLLPNTFYAKVVYDASVLQHGIYYLIYFLFASGGVVIIIGALLALGRAHPGVKLAALQAATYTGFVFLVGGDGEPYSRFLAPVAVLLAPAAEAGYRRLDALLTFRGPIRTVASSAAVALLCLTGASGSFFGKHHEEYLIGVEGQARRIAIGEWLNRNAPPDSVIALNPVGVIPYLSGLRTIDMLGLTDAHIGRNGRSIVNRMLFAHNRYDPEYVLSRRPDYLIPGQASTFEVMKDRLDLRKPGPSTFDIVAPAFDRYFTSFPGDAVLWNLPEFRRYYLPTIVETEGRFFYMFVRDRRVEEIEARLRKTGGSDAERAELAALLAAKEEKRVSAPPPHGDAREAVMQLLQQAELERSRGDLSAAAEQLLAAHALEPGDPIVLYNLGALYEQMSQPDEALDAYLKALEARPNFADACNNAGTIYARKGDFAAARRYWERAISIDPSHPARDNLRRLNEQDARGTPRH, from the coding sequence TTGATCCTTCGTCGCTTGGGGCTTCTGGCCGCTTGTGTCGTCCTTCTCCTGCACGCGGCTCACTTCCTCAATCTGGCGGACGACGCGTACATTTCCTTCCGGTACGCCGAGAACCTGGCCTCAGGGCGCGGGATGGTATTCAATCCCGGCGAGCGGGTCGAGGGGTACACCGATTTTCTCTGGGTCGTCATCCTGGCTGTCTGCAGGCTGGGAGATGCGCCCGTTCCCATGGCATCCCAGGCCCTCGGGATCGGATTCACCGTCCTCTCGCTTTTCCTGGCGGCAGCGCTGGCGCGACGGTTTTCGGCATGGCAGCCGGGGAATGCCCCAGCCGCGGCTGGTGCCGGCGCGAGCACACCCTGGGTGACCGGACAAACGCGCGGAGGAGGATTCATCGCGGCGCTGCTGCTCGCCGCGAATCCTGCCGTGGCCCGCTGGGCGGTCGGCGGCCTCGAGGCGCCGTTGTTCTCCTTCCTGGCGCTCCTGTCGGTCTGGTGCTACCTGCGCGACGAGTCGACGGACTCGGTACCCTGGCGCTGGCCTGCCACCTGCTTTCTCGCCTCACTGGCGCGGCCGGATGGCGTCCTGCTCCTTCTGGTCGCGCTTCTATTCGGCCTGCGCCGATCGATGTCCCAGGCACTCGGGGTGCGGCGGTCACTCCAAGCGCTCGCAATATTCCTGGCGCTCGGCGGTCCATACTTCCTGTGGCGCCTCTGGTATTTCGGGTCGCTGCTTCCAAACACGTTCTATGCCAAGGTGGTCTACGACGCCAGCGTCCTCCAGCACGGGATCTACTATCTGATCTACTTCCTCTTCGCCTCGGGCGGAGTGGTGATCATCATCGGCGCGCTCCTTGCGCTGGGGCGCGCTCATCCCGGCGTGAAGCTCGCCGCCTTGCAGGCCGCCACCTACACGGGTTTCGTCTTCCTCGTCGGTGGCGACGGGGAGCCCTACAGCCGCTTCCTGGCGCCGGTCGCTGTGCTTCTCGCTCCGGCTGCGGAAGCCGGCTACCGGCGTCTCGACGCGCTCCTGACGTTTCGCGGCCCTATCCGGACCGTTGCGAGTTCCGCCGCCGTGGCGCTCCTGTGTCTCACGGGCGCATCCGGCTCGTTTTTCGGAAAGCACCACGAAGAGTACCTGATAGGTGTCGAAGGGCAGGCGCGGCGCATCGCGATCGGCGAGTGGCTGAATCGGAATGCCCCGCCTGACTCTGTCATCGCCCTCAATCCGGTGGGCGTGATTCCGTATCTCTCGGGGCTCAGGACGATCGATATGCTCGGACTGACCGACGCCCACATCGGAAGAAACGGACGATCGATCGTCAATCGCATGCTGTTCGCGCATAACCGCTACGACCCGGAGTACGTCCTGTCCAGGCGCCCCGATTACCTCATCCCGGGACAGGCCTCGACGTTCGAGGTCATGAAGGACCGGCTGGACCTGCGGAAGCCCGGTCCCTCGACCTTCGATATCGTCGCCCCAGCCTTCGACCGCTATTTCACGTCATTCCCCGGTGACGCCGTGCTGTGGAACCTCCCGGAGTTCCGACGATACTATCTTCCGACGATTGTCGAGACGGAAGGGCGCTTCTTCTACATGTTCGTGCGGGATCGCCGCGTGGAGGAGATCGAAGCCCGTCTCCGGAAAACGGGTGGCAGCGACGCCGAGCGCGCCGAACTGGCGGCCCTGTTGGCGGCCAAGGAGGAGAAGCGCGTCTCCGCCCCGCCGCCACACGGCGACGCACGGGAGGCCGTCATGCAGTTGCTGCAGCAGGCCGAATTGGAACGGTCACGCGGAGATCTGTCTGCGGCCGCCGAGCAGCTGCTGGCCGCGCATGCGCTCGAGCCGGGCGATCCGATCGTCCTCTACAACCTCGGCGCACTGTACGAACAGATGTCGCAGCCGGACGAGGCTCTCGATGCCTACCTGAAGGCACTTGAAGCGCGACCGAATTTCGCCGACGCGTGCAACAATGCGGGGACGATTTACGCCCGCAAGGGCGACTTTGCCGCGGCGCGCCGCTACTGGGAGAGGGCCATCTCGATCGATCCGTCCCACCCGGCGCGCGACAATCTCAGGCGGCTGAACGAGCAGGATGCGCGCGGCACTCCGCGCCACTGA